The Cognaticolwellia beringensis genome segment TCTACAAATTGCTTGACTAAACTTGTTTTTCCAACACTGGAAGCCCCTAAAAGGCAGATTTTCTTTTGAATCAAAGCGTCATCTCCATGTTCGACAGCTTGCTGGTTTTGCTAGGCTTTTAATTCTCGCAGAGTATCAATTATATAAGCACGATAAGTATGAGTAAAATACTACTCCTATTTACAACGGAGTCACCCTCTAATTTTTTTAATCGTTATTTATATGTATTACATTGAACATAACCGTTCTTGCCGCACTACTGATATCTGTAATTTCTATTTGCCCCAAGCCTAAAACGAATATTTTATCTTTATTTATACCTTTATGTTGTAAAACCTCGGCAGCATTGTTTGCTCTTTTGAGGCTAATGATATGATTTGCGGTTTTATTGCCGGTATTATCGCTGCTGCCCAGTATTAATAAGCCAAAATTGATATTAAGTGCTTTAGCTATTGGGGTAAGTTGCTGGATATATTCATAAAGCCGTTGCAATGATAGTTGCATTTCAGGCGTGATAGTTTCAACTGCAACCGGGAAATTTAGCTGAAGTGAGGCTATTCTGCCAATAATTTCATCAAATATTTGTTGGTTTATCTGCTTACTTTGTAACATCGGCATGGCTGATGCTAGTTGTAATTGCTCAGTGCTTAAATTTTTATCGGGAGTAAAACCTGCTATGGCTAAGGCATTAAGTAACTGTTCTGTTTTTGTTATATCTAAAGTGCCCGCAAGTTCAAGCATATCGTTTTGCCAAGTAAAGGTAATACCTGGATATGCTTTAATGATGCGCTGAGCGCGTTGACGTAAAATTGGAGGATCAAAAGAGTAGTAATTTCGTTCATTGAGATTGAACAGTGTCGGATTCATTTCATTACTGTTTAGCCAGTCAGTAATATTCAAGGCATCAGGGTCGCGTAAAATATCTAGCGTTATATTCTCAAGACTATGTATTTTAAGTTGTTTGATCATGACCCCAGGCTGGGCGTCTAACTGCATTATTTTTTCGTGAAGCTGAGTGCTTTTTAGCCAGTTATAGCTTTGGTATCCTGCGTATAACAATACTAGTAAAACTATTGCCCAAGCAAACCAAGGTGTTTTTTTCTTATTGGGGGTAGCTATTTTTTGTTCTGATAATAGGCAGTCACGTAGCAGGCTGTCGGTATTCTCAAACTGTTGGTTATCGCCGTTAAAGCTCTTGAGTTCTTCAATGTACAAACTATGGATGTTTTCAACCGTCAACTGTAATTGGTCACTTATACTTTGGGGGGGATTTCCGCTGACGGCGGCAACGACAAGCGCACTTGGGCCTGGTTTTATCAGTAAATTAAAGTTTTCGGTACTCACCGATTGTAATTGCTCTTTGAGTCGATCATCGTTAGTTATAAATGAGTCACCTACAAAGTCATTAATTGCTGTTAGCATTGCCGATACTACATCAGCATCACTTTTGTTTTCATTATCTAATGCGACGGTATTTAAAAGTAAACCGGTTTCTCTATGAATAAGAAAAACATGTTCAACTCGATAAACAAAAGTTTGAGAGGCTGCATACTGTGCGTAACTAACGCCACCTTGTCGAGCTCTAAGTCGCCATTTTAGGCCTTTTATTGTCAGGCTGTTTTCCAATAGCTGATTGGTTTTTTCCATAAAGTCACTGAGAAAAGCCGCAACAGATTTTCTGACTAAACTACCAACAATGGGATATAAAGAGATAACCATTTGCTCACTATTGTGAGCGACAGATATTTGCACTGAGTCTTCGACGAAGGGTTGGAGTACTTTATCTACTGACTTATCTTGTTTTTGTCTATCACGTAATGCCTCAGTAATAACCTCAGCTACTATTTTGCGAGCATCTCTTTTTATACTTTCTGTAATTCTACTATTA includes the following:
- a CDS encoding OmpA family protein, with amino-acid sequence MSTDAEKEAESAQQLDKVRTLLLGKDNSRITESIKRDARKIVAEVITEALRDRQKQDKSVDKVLQPFVEDSVQISVAHNSEQMVISLYPIVGSLVRKSVAAFLSDFMEKTNQLLENSLTIKGLKWRLRARQGGVSYAQYAASQTFVYRVEHVFLIHRETGLLLNTVALDNENKSDADVVSAMLTAINDFVGDSFITNDDRLKEQLQSVSTENFNLLIKPGPSALVVAAVSGNPPQSISDQLQLTVENIHSLYIEELKSFNGDNQQFENTDSLLRDCLLSEQKIATPNKKKTPWFAWAIVLLVLLYAGYQSYNWLKSTQLHEKIMQLDAQPGVMIKQLKIHSLENITLDILRDPDALNITDWLNSNEMNPTLFNLNERNYYSFDPPILRQRAQRIIKAYPGITFTWQNDMLELAGTLDITKTEQLLNALAIAGFTPDKNLSTEQLQLASAMPMLQSKQINQQIFDEIIGRIASLQLNFPVAVETITPEMQLSLQRLYEYIQQLTPIAKALNINFGLLILGSSDNTGNKTANHIISLKRANNAAEVLQHKGINKDKIFVLGLGQIEITDISSAARTVMFNVIHINND